In Amia ocellicauda isolate fAmiCal2 chromosome 7, fAmiCal2.hap1, whole genome shotgun sequence, the genomic window tgccaattgggcatcgtttaaatgccacggcctacctgagcattgtttctgaccatgtccatccctttatgaccaccatgtacccatcctctgatggctacttccagcaggataatacaccatgtcacaaaggtcgaatcatttcaaattggtttcttgaacatgacaatgagttcactgtaagatgctatcctatcaatatgggccaacatttctaaagaatgctttcagcaccttgttgaatctatgccacgtagaattaaggcagttctgaaggcgaaagggggtcaaacacagtattagtatggtgttcctaataatcctttaggtgagtgtatattatatagaGAATGATATTGTGGAGTTAGGGATGAGCCATTTAGTATTGGGGGgtgttttgattcttgaagtcaatgtcactcaatgtgtgtgacttcgtaataataaatattacagttcagcCCAAATGGCAGCTTTAATTTGAATACTCTTTATTTCATGTCTTataagtggtattgttcaaatacagcacatttagaagcctgaatgatgcagcaaattgacaaaacattgagtgacagtgagtgcaaacTAAATACGAAAACCTCATGCATCAGGTGGTTAAattcaaacattttttaatcttGAAGCATTCCATTTGCAAAGCAGTAAGCAGGTGAAAATCATGCACTCagttgtataaaataaaattacaggAATTTTCACAGGCACCCAACAGAAATACTTCCACCAGGTTATTTCATGCAACTATATCCTTTAAAAAGGAAAGTTCCAGTGCAATGCACTGACACCATATTTTCTGCTGTGCAGGGAGTATTTAAACTACAGCCAGgtcacactgtcactcaatgtacTTTAGGCCAGCAAGGGTGGACTGGTCAATTTCACTTACCTCTAACAGAAAATCATACAAAATTTGAGCACAAAGAAGCAGCAGATTAATCATGATCTACATATTTACAATCATTTTGTATTCCTTTCAGGGgaacaaagtttgttacagttttaaataacacaatttgtcaatattttcaacaattttctttttctgacaataattgaaaataatgattGGATCCGAATTGGCGGGCTAGTGAAACTTTGTGCAGGCTAGTGCAACTTGAGAGCCACTAGTCCTGCTGGCTAGTGGGAAAAAAAGTTGTGATCTACCCCTGATGTACTGTGTGACTGTTTGGAGTGGAGCCGTGTTGTACCTCAGCCATGCCTTTTTCTCCTGGATAGAGGTGTATTACTCTTCAGCCTCTTTTGGTAAAtctaaaataattacatacaaaaCATAAGATATTTCCCTTATGTTATTAGAAAGGGTACAgattatgaaaaaaatatataatcctatttataaatatattatgaccttgaaaacaataaataaacaataaatacctATAAACAGTacttgcattttctttattagGAAGGAAACAGATCTTTTAAAGGGGCATTTATTTCAACGAAGTTCTAAAACTAAAGATTACTGTTATATATCGGGGCTGGCCAggtatgtactgtactttgggGGTTTCCGTAGTTTTGTCGCGATAGATGATGGGGCGTCACTGTTGGAAGTTAGCTTTAGCACTTCCTGGTTAAACTTGTAATGCAGATGTAACGGGTGTGCGTGGTCTGCCGTATATCTGGCTAAATGCACATCCGTTGACGTCTACGTGATCTGCGTTGTGTTCTGTGATTGTGACTGTGCTGACGGAAGGAAGGACCCGGACTACAAACAGCTACTGGTTGCTCCTTTAATGCAAGCCGTATGGCGGTGGTATCTCCTCTCAGTGAGCAAAGCGCGAACTGCGCTAATTTACACTTACATAGGCAATCTAAGTTAACATAGTTCCTACGTTAACACAAGAGTGATTTAgatgactttaaaaataaaatgaaataaaatacatttccaatacatttgattacatatggttttcagaatgttaaacacaaccagtaaaatatttgtgtaaataatgaactaactgaataaacatacctgtacaaatcagtaaaaaacagaaaaatgttctttaacatgcagtctcttccacacacgtagttcgtcagtctcctattagcaaataaacacacaggtaACCCCGTAGCACTGAAAAACATGTGTCTCCCGTATaacttgtaaaagtgtatttacagggcttacattttgacaacacggctgcatgtttacactcttaagactagcattcactttataactgcatatggttatattatattatctacAAAACGAAATAAACTCTTAATGATAACCAGCGGAAAAATCATTACCTCCTCTCAGTGAGCAAAGCGCGAACTGAGAGAGGCGCAGAGTTGACGTCGTAATACTGAGACCTCTTAAAGCAACAGTACAGGTATTAACACTTCAGTTTGAATATACTCTAAACCGTACAAAACATGTTATgaacttaataaaacacatattattcaatatttatcaggatttggtgaagtttcaacaacaaaaaaataataatttcaacctGGTTACATTCACCCCTCCTAAAATTCACCAACATCCTGATTGAGGAATGTCTTACAGGAGGAAATGTCTACTACTGACACAAACTGGCACAAGTGAAAAGGTAGACCTAGTCCACAGTTAACTTAAAAGTTACCTCAAATACAAGGTTCAGGAAAGAAAGAGGTTGATCAGGTCTCTAAATTCCCCTAGATTAATGTGACGCCTAGTACGCCACACAACACTTGACCTCAGAAAATATTATCCTGTAGACATTTGTACACATAATATCACTCAAATTTTGCACTAAACCAAAAATCTCAGCGCATACGCATTTTAAACATATGTTAAAGCTCAATAGTCACTAAGTAAAATATTTGGACCCTTTTGGAATGGTTTCTGAATCATTGATTCTATCAATCTGTTAACTGACTTCACCAGTCTCCCTGCACGTGTCCTAATGTGGCTATTCGAtccactgtgtgagtgtgagtcagTGCGAACTGAGGTGTCAACATGTGGTGCAGGTGCAGTGGATGGACTGTCAACAATGACCCTAACAGGACTAGGAACTAGACCGGGTGGGACTAGTTCTTGTGAATCAGACAACTTAGACTCGGGACAGTCTCCAGGCGACAAGACTGCAGGCTCCGTCTCATCCCCAGAGCATGACAAATCCTGTGCAGTGTCTTCCTGAGGCATCACTCCGACCATAATAGCTGTTTCATCACCAGAGTCGCAATCTTCCTGAtcagactcctcactttccaatGACACGTCACCAGCATGTTCAGATTCATCTTGACACATCCCAGGGAGTGGCAGGAAGTTGACCTCAAGTAACAGATTCCTATGCACAACTCTTGTGTGTCCATTTGTATCTTGTATTTTGTAGACATGGATGCTGGGATTCGCACCCACAACTGTGTATACCCCATCCTCCCACTTGTCGGCCAACTTTCTCTTCCCACGTTCTGTCTTATTTGCCACCAGAACACGATCACCTACAGACAGGGAAGTACCCTTGACACGTCTGTTGTATTGCTGGGCCTGGTGTTGCTGCTCGGCTGATGAGTGTTTCTGGGCGATCTCCATAGCACTTTGCAGGGAGGAAAGCAGAGACTTGCCATACGAGTCATAGTCAACGACTCCAGGGTCATTCAACCCCTGCTTGAACATGACGTCAACTGGCAGTCTAGGGACACGCCCAAACATGAGGAAAAAGGGCGCGTAGCCTGTAGTCTCATGAACAGTGGCGTTATAAGCGAATGTGAGGGTCTGGATCTGTTGAGGCCACTGGTGCTTTTCTTTGAGGGGAAGAGTACGGAGCATACTGCCCAAAGTGCGGTTGAATCGCTCTGTCCCCCCATTGCCCATTGGGTGGTAGGCTGTTGTATGGGATTTCGCAACACCAGCCAGCCGGAGTAGCTCTGCAATCAAACTGCTCTCGAAATTGGCGCCCTGATCAGTATGTATCCTTTCAGGGAAACCATAAACGCAGAACACATTATCCCAGAGCTTCTTTGCGACCTGCTTTGCTGTTTGATTGGGACATGGGAATGCATGAGCGAGTTTGGTGAAGTGGTCGGTGACAACTAGAACGTCCACAGATCGCTGCTTGCTGTCTTCTGCCGACCAAAAATCCATGCACACCAACTCCATTGGAGCAGAGCTCTTGATGCTTTCCAGGGGTGCACGAGCAGCAGGTTCCGGTGTTTTTCCAACCACACATCTTTGGCAACATCTGACATACGCCCGTACATCTTTCTCCATATCAGGCCAATAAAAGCGCTGCCTCGCAAGTGAAAGAGTACGATCTTGACCCTGATGACCTGCCAAATCGTGGATGCCTGACAACGCTTTATCCTTTAGACCCTGAGGCAACACGTACTGGGATCTTTTCTGCTTGGAAACAGGGTCCCTTGTCACCCTATACAAAACACCATCACGGACTTCCAGCTTGTCCCATTGTTTGAACAACCTGAGTACATTTGAGTCAGCACCATGCCTTTCTCGCCTAGATGGTCGCCTCCTGGTGGCAATGAAGGGTAAAACCTGAGAGATGACAATGTCTTGCTGCTGACTCAACTGTAGCTCCTGGGCAGAGAGCACTGGCAAAAGATCCAGACCACTTGATAGCTGCTGAACGTGTTGGGCTAAACAGAGTGCTCTGAACTCTGCCGCATCCACCCAGtcacagtgtgcctgacaaagaGCTCTGATCTTACACACAGAGTTGTTTATAGATCTGTGGGTCTGGGACTGGCAGCTGACCCTGAAAACATCCTGCACAGAATCCTCCTCCACGGCATTGGCTACCTGAATCAGATTGGAATACGGCTCCTTCAGCAGCCTCCGTCCAATGGATTTTGAAAAAGGGTCACGGCTCAGGGCATCGGCCACCACATTTCTCCTTCCAGGCAGGTGTTTGAGATCAAAGTTGTACGATGCAAGTTTAGACACCCAGCGGATTTCACACGCGTCAAGCTTTGGCTTAGTTAGAAGGTAAGTAAGTGGATTATTATCCGTCCAAACAGTGAAGCTATGCCCCTTCAGCCAGTGGCTAAACTTATCGCATACACTCCACTTCAAAGCCATGAACTCCAGTCTATGGGCAGGATATTTCCGCTGTGATGCACTGAGTGTCTTGCTCGCAAAAGCAATAGGTCTGGCCTTGGATTCCCCTTGGGGCACTTGAGACAGCACCGCACCAAGCCCGTCCAATGACGCGTCAACTGACAAGATAAATGGTTCATCGAAGTCTGGGTGGGCAAGTACGACACATTCCAACAGCATGGTTTTCAACTGGTCAAAGGCGACCTCACATTCCACAGACCAATCTGCAGGAGTAAGCTTGCGATAAACACCGAGAGACTTCCTGTCCTTCGCCAACTTTCCTCGTCTCTTTTGCCCTGCCGTTAGTGCAAACAAAGGTTTTGCAATGGAGGAACAGTTTGGGATGAAGTGCTGATAATAAAACACCATGCCAAGGAATGATTTAATCCTCCGAACAGAGGGCGTGCACTCATCATTCTCCATCAGATCTTGAACTTTCATTTTAGAAATTACCTCCACCTTGGTGGGGTCAACGGACACACCCCCACCGTTGATGACATGACCAAGGAAGCCGACTTGTTTTTGCAACAGATGGCACTTCTTAGGGGCCAGTTTTAAGTTGTTCTCCCGTAACCTCTGAAACACTGTGTGGAGCCTGGACAGAGCCTCTTCCTCTGATGGTGCGAAGACTAAAAGATCATCAAGATAACACAGGAGTTTCGTGAAGTTCATGTCCCCAAAGATCCCAGTCATCATCCTCATGAAGGATGCCGGACTGTTACACAGCCCCTGTGGCATGCGGTTGTATTCATGCAGTCCAAGGGGAGTCGTGAAAGCTGTGTATTTCTTGTCGTCTTCGTGCATCGGAATGTTGAAAAAGCCAGAGGTGAGGTCCATTGTACTGAAGAGGCAGTTGCCACCAAGGGCAGCCAAGCAGTCAGACTGGTGTGGCAATGGATGGGCGTCCTTTAAAGACCTGGCATTCAACCACCTGAAGTCGGTGCAAATACGCAACCCACCGTCCTTCTTCCACACCATCACCAATGGCGAAGCATATTCACTTGACGACTTCCTGataatccctctctcctccataTCAGTGAGAACCTGCCTCAATTTCTGGTAATGGGCTGGGGGAACTCTCCTGTATGGTAAGCGAAAAGGCCGATCATCAGTGAGATGAATGCGGTGCGTATACCCCTGGACTTCACCACAGTCCAGTGGGTGCTTGGAGAAGATGTCCTGGTATTCGGTTAGCAGCTGCGTTAGCTGAGACCTACAGGCTTCACTAACCTGACATGAGCTTATGTCAATGTCGCCAAGGCCTAACTCAACCAAACTCTTTGTCAGCGGAGTATCAGGACAGGCACTGGAAGAGATGTTAGTTCCTGGATTCTCTGCATCTGGTTGTTTATCTCTATTAGGCCGTTGCTTAAATGCCTGTGATTGTTGTTGCTCTGTGTCCTTTGGTTTCTCTGCAACCTGTAGACCCTGGAAAGCATCTAGGTCTTCGATTGCCAAGCATGGAGATACATCCGCCAATTTGCAATTCCTCTTTAGGGTGATCGCTTTCTCAGAAGGGTTCACAACTGTCATTGGCACCCACCCATCACCCCAGAGAGGTGTGACAAGACGACCTACGAGCACACCTCGTGGCACGGCCTTTGAACTGGTCGGTTCTACAACAACTGTGCTGCCAGGTGACATAGGTACATTAGCAGGGAGTCTGCCCCAAACCAAGTGTTCATGTCTGGGTAGGAGTGTCACCGCCTGGGTGAGCTTGACAGTGCCTATTTTTTCCGGGGCTGCAATCCCTCTCCAGCGTTCGACATTGGTGAACATCGACAAGAAGCGATCAACCTCAGGTTCAGACTGATGGTCATGTCTGGATGCAATATCCCAGTAATCGTCGTCACTTTTCAGGACCCGTATCAGATGTTTAATGACATTGGAACCCAAGATGAGATCGTCATGCTGACCGGGCACAACCAAGGTGGGTACAACAATGCGAACACCGTAAATCTGCATCTCCAAGTCATAAAAGCCCTCAGGTCGAGCCTGCAAGCCACCACAGCCAATCAGGACAATGTTCTCTTCAGGGTGCTGTTTCTCAGGTAAGACACCGGCAGAGCTGAGTCTCTCAACTGCGTGTTCACTGATGCTACATGCCATCGAGCCAGAGTCTAACATGCCTGTAAGTTGCACATTGTGATTGACAAGGACAGGTGTGTAGAACAGCTCGCCAAAGGCTTGGATCTTCTGAGCAGCTTGGATGACTACGCGAGACCCCTTAGGTGCAGCAGCGCAACTATCCGCATATAGGTTTGCCAGGTCGCAGGTGTCAAAGAGGGATTCATCTACGTTACCCACACCGCCCCTCCCCGGGTGTGGGTCTCCTAGTTTAACTGCTGATTTTGCCCACCAGCACCGTCGCCAGGCTGAAAGCGGTTGCGTTGGTTGGTCCGCTGACAGTCCCTTTTCCAGTGACCAGGGGATAAACACTTCAGACATCTGTTTTCCCGTCTGCAGTGAGACAGTGTTGAATGATCAGGAGTCCCACAGACCCTACATGCCCTCTGGGAGAAATGTGGCACAGCCGCTTGAGTGACGAATTTAGCTGGCACTTGTGTCTGTTGTGTGACTAGTCGGTCTAACAAGCTTACCAAGCTCTTCATGCAATCATTGTCGACACCAGCAATATTCGGGGAAGTTACAGGAACAGCGATGTGCGGAACATGTGAGTCAGTCACAGGCACCTGACACTGGGAGTGAACTTTGTGCACTGCTGTGCTTGACTCAGGTGGCTTAACAGCTGCAGCTCGAGCCTTCTCACCCTGCATGTGCTCATCAAGCCtctcttggatttcacaggccGACCATTTCTCTGCAGACTTGAACTTGAAAACACCTGCGAGAGACTCATCAGGACAGTGTTTAATAAACATCATGCTGACTTCATGGCCTGGGTCATCGATGCTACGGCCCTGTCTCTTTAGGCACTCAACTGCTACATCCACTGTCTTATTCAGCCTGATCCAATACTCCATAGCGTCTTCACCTGGCATGGGCAGTGTATTATAGAAATCCGCTAGAGGCATGCTTGAGTACGTTAGTTCGCTAAAGTATTGTTTCAGAATGTCAAAGATTATGTGAGGATTGGCAGTGTGGTCAATAGATTTGTCATTCCGCAGCTTTATCCTTACCACATCCCCTGCTTTGCCCATAAGCCTTGCCAGGATTTCTTGCGAATGCTCAGAGACTGGGACTGCTCGCTTCGTTAAGTACAAAGACATTAGATTTTCCCATTCGTGAACTGTAAACTTGTCTGAGCCGTCACCTCTGAATATAGGTGGCTCCCTTGCATCTGACCGCATGATGACACTAACATTAGGTAGCGTCGTCTCTGTAGGCTGTATAGGGGTGGGTGTTGTGGTGCTATGTGAGGCCCTGTCAGATTGTAGCTGAGCTGTAATTGACTTGCCTAGCTGTTCAGCTAACTGTGTAATTAGTGAACCTAAGTCTGGGCTCTGCTCACCCTGCCTTGACCTGACATGATCTACATAGCGGGTAGAGGCAAATCGTGGAGAGCCTAACTCTGCAACACTAGGCCCTGGTGTTCTGGTCTCTAGAGGTCGATGGAGAAACCCCCTACCCACACCAAACTGGCACTCAAAGGAAGCACGTTCGGCATCATCACCTTCACTCTCAACTGAATATGTTTTACCTTCTGCCATGTTTCAGTCACTCTGCACACAAatgaaactgagaaaaacaaaatcaaatagaaTCAGCAACAATGtggcaaaaatcaaagagcatcAAATAACAAAGTTGAACAATCATATCATTCAGTCTCATAGATGTTGTTATATTGgccaatatttttttctcctttttatgtCCGGTCTTCGCTGAAATAGCCCAATTCGTGGAtttaactataaaaaaaaaaaaaagtccagtgAAATACTTGGCACAGTCCAGAGAAATACCTGAGTACCCAAAGTGATAACAGCCTCCCTCGGTGAACGAGCTGACGTCGATCTTTAGACCAATCCTTGAAAGGTCACGGCACCATTGTAACGGGTGTGCGTGGTCTGCCGTATATCTGGCTAAATGCACATCCGTTGACGTCTACGTGATCTGCGTTGTGTTCTGTGATTGTGACTGTGCTGACGGAAGGAAGGACCCGGACTACAAACAGCTACTGGTTGCTCCTTTAATGCAAGCCGTATGGCGGTGGTATCTCCTCTCAGTGAGCAAAGCGCGAACTGCGCTAATTTACACTTACATAGGCAATCTAAGTTAACATAGTTCCTACGTTAACACAAGAGTGATTTAgatgactttaaaaataaaatgaaataaaatacatttccaatacatttgattacatatggttttcagaatgttaaacacaaccagtaaaatatttgtgtaaataatgaactaactgaataaacatacctgtacaaatcagtaaaaaacagaaaaatgttctttaacatgcagtctcttcca contains:
- the LOC136753848 gene encoding uncharacterized protein LOC136753848: MSEVFIPWSLEKGLSADQPTQPLSAWRRCWWAKSAVKLGDPHPGRGGVGNVDESLFDTCDLANLYADSCAAAPKGSRVVIQAAQKIQAFGELFYTPVLVNHNVQLTGMLDSGSMACSISEHAVERLSSAGVLPEKQHPEENIVLIGCGGLQARPEGFYDLEMQIYGVRIVVPTLVVPGQHDDLILGSNVIKHLIRVLKSDDDYWDIASRHDHQSEPEVDRFLSMFTNVERWRGIAAPEKIGTVKLTQAVTLLPRHEHLVWGRLPANVPMSPGSTVVVEPTSSKAVPRGVLVGRLVTPLWGDGWVPMTVVNPSEKAITLKRNCKLADVSPCLAIEDLDAFQGLQVAEKPKDTEQQQSQAFKQRPNRDKQPDAENPGTNISSSACPDTPLTKSLVELGLGDIDISSCQVSEACRSQLTQLLTEYQDIFSKHPLDCGEVQGYTHRIHLTDDRPFRLPYRRVPPAHYQKLRQVLTDMEERGIIRKSSSEYASPLVMVWKKDGGLRICTDFRWLNARSLKDAHPLPHQSDCLAALGGNCLFSTMDLTSGFFNIPMHEDDKKYTAFTTPLGLHEYNRMPQGLCNSPASFMRMMTGIFGDMNFTKLLCYLDDLLVFAPSEEEALSRLHTVFQRLRENNLKLAPKKCHLLQKQVGFLGHVINGGGVSVDPTKVEVISKMKVQDLMENDECTPSVRRIKSFLGMVFYYQHFIPNCSSIAKPLFALTAGQKRRGKLAKDRKSLGVYRKLTPADWSVECEVAFDQLKTMLLECVVLAHPDFDEPFILSVDASLDGLGAVLSQVPQGESKARPIAFASKTLSASQRKYPAHRLEFMALKWSVCDKFSHWLKGHSFTVWTDNNPLTYLLTKPKLDACEIRWVSKLASYNFDLKHLPGRRNVVADALSRDPFSKSIGRRLLKEPYSNLIQVANAVEEDSVQDVFRVSCQSQTHRSINNSVCKIRALCQAHCDWVDAAEFRALCLAQHVQQLSSGLDLLPVLSAQELQLSQQQDIVISQVLPFIATRRRPSRRERHGADSNVIRVKIVLFHLRGSAFIGLIWRKMYGRMSDVAKDVWLEKHRNLLLVHPWKASRALLQWSWCAWIFGRQKTASSDLWTF